In one Streptomyces marincola genomic region, the following are encoded:
- a CDS encoding NUDIX hydrolase, with the protein MTRLIDTVAWVLVENGRILGARSRGRELFYIPGGKREPGESDVQTLAREVREELAVTLDPESAVHVGTYTAQADGHPEGTLVRMACYTARHEGEPRASGEIEEIAWLAFADRHRTAPVDHAVFDDLAGAGRLR; encoded by the coding sequence GTGACGCGGCTCATCGACACCGTGGCCTGGGTACTCGTGGAGAACGGCCGGATCCTGGGGGCGCGTTCGCGCGGCAGGGAGCTGTTCTACATCCCCGGCGGCAAGCGCGAGCCGGGCGAGAGCGACGTCCAGACCCTGGCCCGCGAGGTGCGGGAGGAGCTCGCGGTGACGCTCGACCCGGAGTCGGCCGTGCACGTCGGGACCTACACCGCGCAGGCCGACGGCCACCCGGAGGGGACGCTGGTGCGGATGGCCTGCTACACGGCGCGGCACGAGGGCGAGCCGCGGGCGAGCGGCGAGATCGAGGAGATCGCGTGGCTGGCGTTCGCCGACCGGCACCGCACGGCGCCGGTGGACCACGCGGTGTTCGACGACCTGGCGGGCGCGGGCCGGCTGCGCTGA
- a CDS encoding nuclease-related domain-containing protein translates to MDHPEHRGHPPAPGGSLWLHPDDDLAPNRPGETLHGQVAALPTGRLRAARDRLLRRSADADALRAALRAQQRAGAVLDAFGPAGWRVLHSVPLPGGADLPHLAIGPGGVFAIRSVPLDGARVEVGEDVVRVDGRRAEPHVRLSRRAATRAAHALGRARGHPVGVRAVLVCVAAHRITAGEQPRDVEVLDEAALAGLCGRGGVLTPAGVEALHSAARDRGTWRHA, encoded by the coding sequence ATGGACCATCCGGAGCACCGCGGCCACCCGCCCGCCCCCGGCGGGTCGTTGTGGCTGCACCCCGATGACGACCTGGCGCCCAACCGGCCGGGCGAGACCCTGCACGGCCAGGTCGCCGCGCTGCCCACCGGGCGGCTGCGCGCCGCCCGCGACCGCCTGCTGCGCAGGTCGGCCGACGCGGACGCCCTGCGGGCCGCGCTGCGCGCGCAGCAGCGGGCCGGCGCGGTGCTCGACGCGTTCGGCCCGGCCGGCTGGCGGGTGCTGCACTCCGTGCCCCTGCCGGGGGGAGCCGACCTCCCGCACCTCGCCATCGGCCCCGGCGGGGTCTTCGCGATCCGGTCGGTGCCGCTCGACGGGGCGCGCGTGGAGGTGGGCGAGGACGTCGTGCGCGTCGACGGCCGCCGCGCCGAGCCGCACGTGCGGCTCAGCCGCAGGGCCGCGACGCGCGCCGCCCACGCGCTCGGCCGCGCCCGCGGGCACCCGGTCGGCGTGCGCGCCGTCCTGGTGTGCGTGGCCGCCCACCGGATCACGGCCGGGGAGCAGCCGCGCGACGTCGAGGTGCTGGACGAGGCCGCGCTCGCCGGGCTGTGCGGCCGTGGGGGCGTGCTCACACCGGCCGGGGTCGAGGCACTGCACTCCGCCGCCAGGGACCGCGGGACGTGGCGGCACGCCTGA
- a CDS encoding ABC transporter ATP-binding protein, whose product MPDDPSPAGGAPPAPRVRRILRLFRPYRGRLAVVGLLVGASSLVAVATPFLLREIIDVALPEQRTGLLALLALGMIATAVTSSVFGVLQTLISTTVGQQVMHDLRTAVYTRLQQMPLAFFTRTRTGEVQSRIADDIGGMQATVTSTATSLVSNLTAVVATVVAMLALDWRLTLVSLALLPGFVWIARRVGRERRRITTQRQRQMAAMAATVTESLSVSGILLGRTMGRAEALAQDFASQSRHLAGLEIRASMAGRWRMATIGMIMAAIPALLYWSAGVMFSLGGTPPSIGTLVAFVTLQQGLLRPAVSLLSTGVDIQASLALFQRIFEYLDLRPDITERADPAHLDRARGEVAFEHVTFAYDPAGPPALDDVHLTVPAGGSLAIVGPTGAGKSTLGYLVPRLYDVTAGRVTLDGVDVRDLSFDSLARAVGVVSQETYLFHASVADNLRFAKPDATREEIEAAARTAHIHDHIAALPEGYDTVVGERGYRFSGGEKQRLALARTILRDPPVLVLDEATSALDTATERAVQRAVDALAAGRTTITIAHRLSTVRDADQIAVLDGGRVAELGTHTELMALGGLYAGLVARDAAMDPDGAEPSPAL is encoded by the coding sequence CGCCGGTGGCGCGCCGCCGGCCCCCCGCGTCCGCCGCATCCTGCGGCTGTTCCGCCCCTACCGGGGCCGTCTCGCCGTCGTCGGCCTGCTGGTGGGGGCCTCCTCGCTGGTCGCCGTCGCCACCCCGTTCCTGCTGCGCGAGATCATCGACGTGGCGCTGCCCGAGCAGCGCACGGGCCTGCTGGCCCTGCTCGCGCTCGGCATGATCGCCACCGCCGTGACCAGCAGCGTCTTCGGCGTCCTCCAGACCCTGATCTCCACCACGGTCGGCCAGCAGGTCATGCACGACCTGCGCACCGCCGTGTACACGCGGCTCCAGCAGATGCCCCTCGCGTTCTTCACCAGAACGCGCACCGGCGAGGTCCAGTCCCGCATCGCCGACGACATCGGCGGCATGCAGGCCACGGTCACCTCGACGGCGACGTCGCTCGTCTCCAACCTCACCGCCGTGGTCGCCACCGTGGTGGCGATGCTGGCCCTCGACTGGCGGCTCACCCTGGTCTCGCTCGCGCTGCTGCCCGGCTTCGTGTGGATCGCGCGGCGCGTCGGCCGGGAGCGCCGGCGGATCACCACCCAGCGGCAGCGGCAGATGGCCGCGATGGCCGCGACGGTGACCGAGTCGCTCTCCGTCAGCGGCATCCTGCTGGGCCGCACGATGGGCCGCGCCGAAGCGCTCGCCCAGGACTTCGCGAGCCAGTCGCGGCACCTGGCCGGTCTTGAGATCCGGGCCAGCATGGCCGGCCGCTGGCGCATGGCCACCATCGGCATGATCATGGCGGCCATCCCCGCCCTGCTGTACTGGTCGGCCGGCGTGATGTTCTCCCTGGGCGGCACCCCGCCCTCGATCGGCACCCTCGTCGCGTTCGTGACCCTCCAGCAGGGGCTGCTGCGGCCCGCGGTGTCCCTGCTGTCCACCGGCGTGGACATCCAGGCGTCCCTCGCGCTCTTCCAGCGGATCTTCGAGTACCTGGACCTGCGGCCCGACATCACGGAACGGGCGGACCCCGCCCACCTCGACCGGGCCCGCGGCGAGGTCGCCTTCGAGCACGTGACCTTCGCCTACGACCCGGCGGGGCCGCCCGCCCTCGACGACGTGCACCTGACCGTCCCGGCCGGCGGCTCCCTCGCGATCGTCGGCCCGACCGGCGCGGGCAAGAGCACCCTCGGGTACCTGGTGCCGCGGCTGTACGACGTGACGGCGGGGCGCGTGACGCTGGACGGCGTGGACGTGCGGGACCTGAGCTTCGACAGCCTGGCCCGCGCCGTCGGGGTCGTCTCCCAGGAGACGTACCTCTTCCACGCCTCGGTCGCGGACAACCTGAGGTTCGCGAAGCCGGACGCGACCCGCGAGGAGATCGAGGCGGCGGCCCGCACCGCGCACATCCACGACCACATCGCCGCCCTGCCCGAGGGCTACGACACGGTCGTGGGGGAGCGGGGGTACCGCTTCTCCGGCGGCGAGAAGCAGCGGCTCGCCCTGGCCCGCACCATCCTGCGGGACCCGCCGGTGCTCGTGCTCGACGAGGCGACCAGCGCGCTCGACACCGCGACGGAGCGCGCGGTGCAGCGGGCCGTCGACGCGCTCGCCGCGGGCCGCACCACCATCACCATCGCGCACCGGCTGTCCACGGTCCGCGACGCCGACCAGATCGCCGTTCTCGACGGAGGCCGCGTCGCCGAACTCGGCACGCACACCGAACTGATGGCACTCGGCGGCCTGTACGCCGGCCTGGTCGCGCGGGACGCCGCCATGGACCCGGACGGCGCCGAGCCCTCGCCCGCGCTGTGA